Proteins co-encoded in one Callospermophilus lateralis isolate mCalLat2 chromosome 2, mCalLat2.hap1, whole genome shotgun sequence genomic window:
- the Zpr1 gene encoding zinc finger protein ZPR1, with the protein MSASGAIEPGPPGAAAALSPAPARPPSAGHLFRPINAEDEEQQPTEIESLCMNCYRNGMTRLLLTKIPFFREIIVSSFSCEHCGWSNTEIQSAGRIQDQGVRYALSVRGLEDMNREVVKTDSATTRIPELDFEIPAFSQKGALTTVEGLINRAISGLEQDQPTRRAKEEAIAERIDEFIIKLKELKKVASPFTLIIDDPSGNSFVENPHAPRKDDALVITHYNRTLQQEEMLGLQAEAPEEKPEEEDLRNEVLQFNTNCPECNAPAQTNMKLIQIPHFKEVIIMATNCENCGHRTNEVKSGGAVEPLGTKITLCITDPSDMTRDLLKSETCSVEIPELEFELGMGVLGGKFTTLEGLLKDIRELVTKNPFTLGDSSSPGQSEKLQEFSQKLDQIIEGNMKAHFIMNDPAGNSYLQNVYAPEEDPEMKVERYKRTFDQNEELGLNDMKTEGYEAGLAPQR; encoded by the exons ATGTCGGCCAGCGGGGCTATAGAGCCGGGGCCCCCGGGGGCTGCCGCCGCCCTCTCGCCCGCCCCGGCCCGGCCGCCCTCCGCGGGGCACTTGTTCCGGCCCATCAACGCGGAGGACGAGGAGCAGCAGCCCACCGAGATCGAGTCGCTGTGCATGAACTGTTACCGCAAC GGCATGACGCGACTTTTGCTCACGAAGATCCCCTTCTTCAGAGAAATAATCGTGAGCTCCTTTTCCTGCGAACACTGTGGCTGGAGCAACACGGAGATACAGTCGGCGGGCAGGATCCAAGACCAAGGAGTGCGCTATGCTTTGAGTGTCAGGGGCCTGGAG GACATGAACAGAGAAGTGGTGAAGACAGACTCTGCCACCACCAGGATACCTGAGCTGGATTTTGAAATTCCAGCTTTCAGCCAAAAGGGAG CTCTGACCACCGTTGAAGGATTGATCAACCGTGCTATCTCTGGCTTGGAGCAGGACCAACCCACAAGAAGG GCAAAAGAAGAAGCCATAGCTGAAAGAATTGATGAGTTCATCATCAAACTGAAGGAGCTAAAGAAAGTGGCCTCCCCTTTCACTCTG ATCATCGATGATCCCTCAGGGAACAGCTTTGTAGAAAATCCACATGCTCCCCGGAAAGATGATGCTCTGGTGATCACACACTACAACCGGACCTTACAGCAGGAAGAGATGCTGGGGCTCCAG GCAGAAGCACCAGAAGAAAAGCCAGAAgaggaagatctcagaaatgaa GTGCTCCAGTTCAACACAAACTGTCCAGAATGCAATGCCCCTGCTCAGACCAACATGAAGCTAATAC AAATCCCCCACTTTAAGGAAGTTATCATCATGGCCACTAACTGTGAGAACTGTGGACATCGGACTAATGAG GTGAAATCTGGAGGAGCCGTAGAACCCTTGGGCACCAAAATCACACTCTGCATCACAGATCCCTCAGACATGACTAGAGACCTTCTCAAg TCTGAGACATGTAGTGTGGAAATCCCAGAGCTGGAATTTGAACTGGGAATGGGTGTCCTGGGGGGCAAGTTCACCACCCTTGAGGGGCTCCTGAAAGACATCCGGGAATTG GTAACCAAGAACCCTTTCACATTGGGTGACAGTTCCAGTCCTGGCCAGTCAGAGAAACTGCAGGAGTTCAGCCAGAAGTTGGACCAG ATCATTGAGGGTAACATGAAGGCCCACTTTATTATGAATGATCCAGCAGGAAACAGTTATTTGCAG AATGTCtatgcacctgaagaagatccagAGATGAAGGTGGAACGTTATAAGCGCACCTTTGACCAAAATGAGGAACTGGGGCTCAATGACATGAAGACGGAGGGCTATGAGGCAGGCCTGGCCCCACAGCGATAG
- the Apoa5 gene encoding apolipoprotein A-V isoform X2, translated as MAAALTWALVLLSVFSATQARKGIWDYFSQRSMDKGTMEQIQQQKLARESLKDNLEQDFSNMNKLLEKLAPLSGQGKEPSLLAQDPAGMRQQLQEELKEVRARLEPYMAEIHNLVGWNLEGLRQQLKPYTMELMKQVALHAQELQEKLRVVGEDTKAQLLGGVDEVLSRLQEMQSSVLHHTGRVKELFHPYAESLVTGIGRHVQELHRSVAPHTAVSPARLSRCVQVLSHKLTLKARALHARIQQNLDHLREELSASVRASADGAEQGVSPDPQMLSEEVRQKLQAFRQDTFLQIAAFTQAIDQETEEVQQQLAPPPPGHSALAPEFPQGDSGKTLSKLQNRLDDLWEDITYSLHDQGHSRLGEP; from the exons ATGGCTGCAGCCCTCACCTGGGCTCTGGTCCTCCTCTCAG TGTTTTCAGCTACTCAGGCACGGAAAGGCATCTGGGACTACTTCAGCCAGAGAAGCATGGACAAAGGCACGATGGAGCAGATCCAACAGCAGAAGCTGGCACGGGA GAGCTTGAAAGACAACCTTGAGCAAGACTTCAGCAATATGAACAAATTACTGGAAAAGCTGGCCCCGCTGAGTGGCCAGGGGAAAGAGCCTTCTCTGCTGGCACAGGACCCAGCAGGCATGAGGCAGCAGCTACAGGAGGAGCTGAAGGAGGTGAGGGCGCGCCTGGAGCCCTACATGGCAGAGATACATAACCTTGTGGGCTGGAACTTGGAGGGGTTGAGGCAGCAGCTGAAGCCCTACACCATGGAGCTGATGAAGCAGGTGGCCTTGCACgcccaggaactgcaggagaagttGCGAGTGGTGGGAGAAGACACCAAAGCCCAGCTGCTGGGGGGCGTCGACGAAGTGCTGAGCCGGCTGCAGGAGATGCAGAGTAGTGTGCTGCACCACACTGGCCGAGTCAAAGAGCTCTTCCACCCATACGCCGAGAGCCTGGTAACGGGCATTGGGCGCCATGTGCAGGAGCTGCACCGCAGTGTGGCTCCACACACGGCCGTCAGCCCTGCGCGTCTTAGCCGTTGTGTGCAGGTTCTCTCTCATAAACTCACGCTCAAGGCCAGGGCCCTGCACGCGCGCATCCAGCAGAACTTGGACCATCTGCGTGAAGAGCTCAGTGCATCTGTCCGCGCCAGCGCTGATGGAGCTGAGCAGGGGGTCAGCCCGGACCCCCAGATGCTCTCAGAAGAGGTACGTCAGAAACTCCAGGCTTTCCGCCAGGACACATTCCTACAGATCGCTGCATTCACCCAGGCCATCGATCAGGAGACAGAGGAAGTTCAGCAGCAGTTGGCGCCACCCCCACCAGGTCACAGCGCCTTGGCCCCTGAGTTCCCACAAGGTGACAGTGGCAAGACCCTGAGCAAGCTGCAGAACCGACTGGATGACCTGTGGGAAGACATCACTTACAGTCTTCATGACCAGGGCCATAGCCGTTTGGGagaaccctga
- the Apoa5 gene encoding apolipoprotein A-V isoform X1, whose product MAAALTWALVLLSVFSATQARKGIWDYFSQRSMDKGTMEQIQQQKLAREPTSLKDNLEQDFSNMNKLLEKLAPLSGQGKEPSLLAQDPAGMRQQLQEELKEVRARLEPYMAEIHNLVGWNLEGLRQQLKPYTMELMKQVALHAQELQEKLRVVGEDTKAQLLGGVDEVLSRLQEMQSSVLHHTGRVKELFHPYAESLVTGIGRHVQELHRSVAPHTAVSPARLSRCVQVLSHKLTLKARALHARIQQNLDHLREELSASVRASADGAEQGVSPDPQMLSEEVRQKLQAFRQDTFLQIAAFTQAIDQETEEVQQQLAPPPPGHSALAPEFPQGDSGKTLSKLQNRLDDLWEDITYSLHDQGHSRLGEP is encoded by the exons ATGGCTGCAGCCCTCACCTGGGCTCTGGTCCTCCTCTCAG TGTTTTCAGCTACTCAGGCACGGAAAGGCATCTGGGACTACTTCAGCCAGAGAAGCATGGACAAAGGCACGATGGAGCAGATCCAACAGCAGAAGCTGGCACGGGAGCCCAC GAGCTTGAAAGACAACCTTGAGCAAGACTTCAGCAATATGAACAAATTACTGGAAAAGCTGGCCCCGCTGAGTGGCCAGGGGAAAGAGCCTTCTCTGCTGGCACAGGACCCAGCAGGCATGAGGCAGCAGCTACAGGAGGAGCTGAAGGAGGTGAGGGCGCGCCTGGAGCCCTACATGGCAGAGATACATAACCTTGTGGGCTGGAACTTGGAGGGGTTGAGGCAGCAGCTGAAGCCCTACACCATGGAGCTGATGAAGCAGGTGGCCTTGCACgcccaggaactgcaggagaagttGCGAGTGGTGGGAGAAGACACCAAAGCCCAGCTGCTGGGGGGCGTCGACGAAGTGCTGAGCCGGCTGCAGGAGATGCAGAGTAGTGTGCTGCACCACACTGGCCGAGTCAAAGAGCTCTTCCACCCATACGCCGAGAGCCTGGTAACGGGCATTGGGCGCCATGTGCAGGAGCTGCACCGCAGTGTGGCTCCACACACGGCCGTCAGCCCTGCGCGTCTTAGCCGTTGTGTGCAGGTTCTCTCTCATAAACTCACGCTCAAGGCCAGGGCCCTGCACGCGCGCATCCAGCAGAACTTGGACCATCTGCGTGAAGAGCTCAGTGCATCTGTCCGCGCCAGCGCTGATGGAGCTGAGCAGGGGGTCAGCCCGGACCCCCAGATGCTCTCAGAAGAGGTACGTCAGAAACTCCAGGCTTTCCGCCAGGACACATTCCTACAGATCGCTGCATTCACCCAGGCCATCGATCAGGAGACAGAGGAAGTTCAGCAGCAGTTGGCGCCACCCCCACCAGGTCACAGCGCCTTGGCCCCTGAGTTCCCACAAGGTGACAGTGGCAAGACCCTGAGCAAGCTGCAGAACCGACTGGATGACCTGTGGGAAGACATCACTTACAGTCTTCATGACCAGGGCCATAGCCGTTTGGGagaaccctga